In Passer domesticus isolate bPasDom1 chromosome 9, bPasDom1.hap1, whole genome shotgun sequence, a genomic segment contains:
- the COPG1 gene encoding coatomer subunit gamma-1 isoform X1, with protein sequence MLKKFDKKDEESGGNSNPFQHLEKSAVLQEARVFNETPINPRKCAHILTKILYLINQGEHLGVMEATDSFFAMTKLFQSNDPTLRRMCYLTIKEMSSIAEDVIIVTSSLTKDMTGKDDNYRGPAVRALCQITDSTMLQAIERYMKQAIVDKVPSVSSSALVSSLHLLKTSYDVVKRWVNEAQEAASSDNIMVQYHALGLLYHVRKNDRLAVNKMLSKFTRHGLKSPFAYCLMIRIASKLLEEEAGSRDSPLFDFIESCLRNKHEMVVYEAASAIVNLPNCTAKELAPAVSVLQLFCSSPKAALRYAAVRTLNKVAMKHPSAVTACNLDLENLVTDSNRSIATLAITTLLKTGSESSIDRLMKQISSFMSEISDEFKVVVVQAINALCQKYPRKHAVLMNFLFTMLREEGGFEYKRAIVDCIISIIEENSESKETGLSHLCEFIEDCEFTVLATRILHLLGQEGPKTNNPSKYIRFIYNRVVLEHEEVRAGAVSALAKFGAQNEEMLPSILVLLRRCVMDDDNEVRDRATFYLNVLEQKQKALNAGYILNGLTVSIPGLERALHQYTLEPSEKPFDLKSVPLATAPVIEQRAENAPVAVVKQPEKVAATRQEIFQEQLGAIPEFRGLGPLFKSSPEPVALTELETEYVVRCTKHTFVNHMVFQFDCTNTLNDQILENVTVQMEPTEGYEVIGYVPAKTLVYNQPGTCYTLVALSEEDPTAVACTFSCMMKFTVKDCDPNTGEADDEGYEDEYVLEDLEVTVADHIQRVLKPNFGAAWDEVGDEFEKEETFTLSAIKTLEEAVSNIVKFLGMQPCERSDKVPDNKNSHTLYLAGVFRGGHDLLVRSRLVLTDTVTMQVTARSAEELPVDVIMASVG encoded by the exons GTGGGAATTCCAACCCATTCCAGCACCTGGAGAAGAGTGCAGTCTTGCAAGAG GCTCGAGTGTTTAATGAGACTCCCATAAACCCACGAAAATGTGCTCATATCCTCACCAAGATCTTGTATCTCATAAACCAG GGGGAGCACCTTGGTGTCATGGAAGCCACCGACTCCTTCTTTGCTATGACCAAGCTGTTTCAGTCCAATGAT CCAACTCTTCGCAGGATGTGTTACCTCACTATCAAAGAGATGTCTTCTATTGCAGAAGATGTGATCATTGTTACTAGCAG CTTAACCAAAGACATGACTGGGAAGGATGACAATTACCGAGGCCCTGCTGTGAGAGCACTCTGTCAGATCACTGAT agTACCATGTTGCAGGCCATTGAGCGCTACATGAAGCAGGCAATTGTTGACAAAGTGCCAAGtgtgtccagctctgctctcGTGTCTTCCTTG CACTTGCTGAAGACCAGTTATGATGTGGTGAAGCGCTGGGTGAACGAGGCTCAGGAGGCAGCTTCCAGTGACAATATCATGGTGCAG tATCACGCTCTGGGCCTGCTGTACCACGTGCGGAAGAACGATCGTCTGGCAGTCAACAAGATGCTGAGCAAGTTCACACGCCACGGCCTCAAGTCCCCGTTTGCCTACTGCTTGATGATCCGAATAGCCAgcaagctgctggaggaggaggctggCAG CCGCGATAGCCCTCTGTTTGATTTCATTGAGAGCTGCCTGAGAAACAAGCATGAGATGGTGGTGTATGAAGCTGCATCTGCCATTGTCAACCTGCCCAACTGCACTGCCAAGGAGTTGGCTCCAGCTGTCTCAG TTCTGCAGCTGTTCTGCAGCTCCCCGAAAGCAGCACTGAGATACGCAGCCGTCCGTACCCTCAACAAG GTGGCCATGAAGCACCCATCTGCTGTGACTGCCTGTAACCTGGACCTGGAGAACCTTGTGACAGACTCCAACCGCAGCATAGCCACCCTGGCCATCACCACGCTGCTGAAAACCGGCAGTGAGAGCAGCATTGACCGCCTCATGAAGCAGATCTCCTCTTTCATGTCAGAAATCTCAGATGAGTTCAAA GTGGTAGTGGTGCAGGCCATCAACGCTCTGTGTCAGAAGTACCCTCGCAAGCACGCTGTCCTCATGAACTTCCTCTTCACTATGCTTCGGGAGGAG GGTGGCTTTGAATACAAGAGAGCCATTGTGGACTGCATCATCAGCATTATTGAGGAGAACTCAGAGAGCAAAGAGACAGGCCTGTCTCACCTCTGTGAATTCATTGAGGACTGCGAGTTCACTGTGCTGGCCACTCGTATCCTCCACCtcctgggacaggagggacccaaaaccaacaacccctccaaatacattcgcTTCATCTACAACAGGGTTGTTCTGGAGCATGAAGAAGTCCGGGCAG GTGCTGTAAGTGCCCTGGCCAAGTTTGGAGCTCAGAATGAGGAGATGTTACCCAGTATCTTAGTGTTACTGAGAAG GTGTGTGATGGATGATGACAATGAAGTGAGAGACAGAGCCACCTTCTATCTGAATGTTCTGGAACAGAAGCAGAAGGCCCTCAATGCTGGCTACATCCTGAATG GGTTGACGGTGTCCATCCCTGGCCTGGAGAGGGCTCTGCATCAGTACACCCTGGAGCCCTCTGAGAAACCCTTTGACTTGAAATCTGTTCCTTTGGCAACAGCTCCTGTCATTGAGCAAAGAGCAG AAAATGCCCCTGTTGCTGTAGTGaaacagccagagaaagtgGCGGCAACACGGCAAGAAATATTCCAAG AGCAACTGGGGGCCATCCCAGAGTTTCGGGGGCTGGGCCCACTCTTCAAGTCTTCCCCAGAGCCTGTGGCCCTGACAGAGCTGGAGACAGAGTATGTGGTTCGTTGCACAAAGCATACCTTTGTCAACCACATGGTGTTCCAG TTTGACTGCACGAACACCCTGAATGATCAGATCCTGGAGAATGTCACAGTGCAGATGGAGCCAACAGAGGGGTATGAGGTCATTGGCTATGTGCCTGCCAAAACCCTGGTGTACAACCAGCCAGGTACCTGCTACACACTGGTGGCACTGTCTGAAGAGGATCCAACAGCAG TGGCCTGCACGTTCAGCTGCATGATGAAGTTCACTGTCAAGGACTGTGATCCCAACACGGGTGAGGCGGACGACGAGGGTTATGAGGATGAGTATGTG CTTGAAGATCTGGAGGTCACAGTGGCTGATCACATCCAGCGAGTTCTGAAGCCAAactttggagcagcctgggatgaaGTGGGTGATGAGTTTGAAAAGGAAGAAACCTTTACTTTATCTGCTATTAAAACCCTTGAAG AGGCAGTGAGCAATATTGTGAAGTTCCTGGGGATGCAGCCCTGCGAGCGGTCAGATAAAGTGCCAGATAACAAGAACTCTCACACACTGTACCTGGCAG GTGTGTTCCGGGGTGGCCATGACCTCCTGGTGCGGTCCCGCCTTGTTCTCACTGACACGGTGACCATGCAGGTCACGGCCCGCAGCGCAGAGGAGCTCCCTGTGGATGTCATCATGGCCTCCGTCGGATAA
- the COPG1 gene encoding coatomer subunit gamma-1 isoform X2: MLFEDYLLQGGNSNPFQHLEKSAVLQEARVFNETPINPRKCAHILTKILYLINQGEHLGVMEATDSFFAMTKLFQSNDPTLRRMCYLTIKEMSSIAEDVIIVTSSLTKDMTGKDDNYRGPAVRALCQITDSTMLQAIERYMKQAIVDKVPSVSSSALVSSLHLLKTSYDVVKRWVNEAQEAASSDNIMVQYHALGLLYHVRKNDRLAVNKMLSKFTRHGLKSPFAYCLMIRIASKLLEEEAGSRDSPLFDFIESCLRNKHEMVVYEAASAIVNLPNCTAKELAPAVSVLQLFCSSPKAALRYAAVRTLNKVAMKHPSAVTACNLDLENLVTDSNRSIATLAITTLLKTGSESSIDRLMKQISSFMSEISDEFKVVVVQAINALCQKYPRKHAVLMNFLFTMLREEGGFEYKRAIVDCIISIIEENSESKETGLSHLCEFIEDCEFTVLATRILHLLGQEGPKTNNPSKYIRFIYNRVVLEHEEVRAGAVSALAKFGAQNEEMLPSILVLLRRCVMDDDNEVRDRATFYLNVLEQKQKALNAGYILNGLTVSIPGLERALHQYTLEPSEKPFDLKSVPLATAPVIEQRAENAPVAVVKQPEKVAATRQEIFQEQLGAIPEFRGLGPLFKSSPEPVALTELETEYVVRCTKHTFVNHMVFQFDCTNTLNDQILENVTVQMEPTEGYEVIGYVPAKTLVYNQPGTCYTLVALSEEDPTAVACTFSCMMKFTVKDCDPNTGEADDEGYEDEYVLEDLEVTVADHIQRVLKPNFGAAWDEVGDEFEKEETFTLSAIKTLEEAVSNIVKFLGMQPCERSDKVPDNKNSHTLYLAGVFRGGHDLLVRSRLVLTDTVTMQVTARSAEELPVDVIMASVG, encoded by the exons GTGGGAATTCCAACCCATTCCAGCACCTGGAGAAGAGTGCAGTCTTGCAAGAG GCTCGAGTGTTTAATGAGACTCCCATAAACCCACGAAAATGTGCTCATATCCTCACCAAGATCTTGTATCTCATAAACCAG GGGGAGCACCTTGGTGTCATGGAAGCCACCGACTCCTTCTTTGCTATGACCAAGCTGTTTCAGTCCAATGAT CCAACTCTTCGCAGGATGTGTTACCTCACTATCAAAGAGATGTCTTCTATTGCAGAAGATGTGATCATTGTTACTAGCAG CTTAACCAAAGACATGACTGGGAAGGATGACAATTACCGAGGCCCTGCTGTGAGAGCACTCTGTCAGATCACTGAT agTACCATGTTGCAGGCCATTGAGCGCTACATGAAGCAGGCAATTGTTGACAAAGTGCCAAGtgtgtccagctctgctctcGTGTCTTCCTTG CACTTGCTGAAGACCAGTTATGATGTGGTGAAGCGCTGGGTGAACGAGGCTCAGGAGGCAGCTTCCAGTGACAATATCATGGTGCAG tATCACGCTCTGGGCCTGCTGTACCACGTGCGGAAGAACGATCGTCTGGCAGTCAACAAGATGCTGAGCAAGTTCACACGCCACGGCCTCAAGTCCCCGTTTGCCTACTGCTTGATGATCCGAATAGCCAgcaagctgctggaggaggaggctggCAG CCGCGATAGCCCTCTGTTTGATTTCATTGAGAGCTGCCTGAGAAACAAGCATGAGATGGTGGTGTATGAAGCTGCATCTGCCATTGTCAACCTGCCCAACTGCACTGCCAAGGAGTTGGCTCCAGCTGTCTCAG TTCTGCAGCTGTTCTGCAGCTCCCCGAAAGCAGCACTGAGATACGCAGCCGTCCGTACCCTCAACAAG GTGGCCATGAAGCACCCATCTGCTGTGACTGCCTGTAACCTGGACCTGGAGAACCTTGTGACAGACTCCAACCGCAGCATAGCCACCCTGGCCATCACCACGCTGCTGAAAACCGGCAGTGAGAGCAGCATTGACCGCCTCATGAAGCAGATCTCCTCTTTCATGTCAGAAATCTCAGATGAGTTCAAA GTGGTAGTGGTGCAGGCCATCAACGCTCTGTGTCAGAAGTACCCTCGCAAGCACGCTGTCCTCATGAACTTCCTCTTCACTATGCTTCGGGAGGAG GGTGGCTTTGAATACAAGAGAGCCATTGTGGACTGCATCATCAGCATTATTGAGGAGAACTCAGAGAGCAAAGAGACAGGCCTGTCTCACCTCTGTGAATTCATTGAGGACTGCGAGTTCACTGTGCTGGCCACTCGTATCCTCCACCtcctgggacaggagggacccaaaaccaacaacccctccaaatacattcgcTTCATCTACAACAGGGTTGTTCTGGAGCATGAAGAAGTCCGGGCAG GTGCTGTAAGTGCCCTGGCCAAGTTTGGAGCTCAGAATGAGGAGATGTTACCCAGTATCTTAGTGTTACTGAGAAG GTGTGTGATGGATGATGACAATGAAGTGAGAGACAGAGCCACCTTCTATCTGAATGTTCTGGAACAGAAGCAGAAGGCCCTCAATGCTGGCTACATCCTGAATG GGTTGACGGTGTCCATCCCTGGCCTGGAGAGGGCTCTGCATCAGTACACCCTGGAGCCCTCTGAGAAACCCTTTGACTTGAAATCTGTTCCTTTGGCAACAGCTCCTGTCATTGAGCAAAGAGCAG AAAATGCCCCTGTTGCTGTAGTGaaacagccagagaaagtgGCGGCAACACGGCAAGAAATATTCCAAG AGCAACTGGGGGCCATCCCAGAGTTTCGGGGGCTGGGCCCACTCTTCAAGTCTTCCCCAGAGCCTGTGGCCCTGACAGAGCTGGAGACAGAGTATGTGGTTCGTTGCACAAAGCATACCTTTGTCAACCACATGGTGTTCCAG TTTGACTGCACGAACACCCTGAATGATCAGATCCTGGAGAATGTCACAGTGCAGATGGAGCCAACAGAGGGGTATGAGGTCATTGGCTATGTGCCTGCCAAAACCCTGGTGTACAACCAGCCAGGTACCTGCTACACACTGGTGGCACTGTCTGAAGAGGATCCAACAGCAG TGGCCTGCACGTTCAGCTGCATGATGAAGTTCACTGTCAAGGACTGTGATCCCAACACGGGTGAGGCGGACGACGAGGGTTATGAGGATGAGTATGTG CTTGAAGATCTGGAGGTCACAGTGGCTGATCACATCCAGCGAGTTCTGAAGCCAAactttggagcagcctgggatgaaGTGGGTGATGAGTTTGAAAAGGAAGAAACCTTTACTTTATCTGCTATTAAAACCCTTGAAG AGGCAGTGAGCAATATTGTGAAGTTCCTGGGGATGCAGCCCTGCGAGCGGTCAGATAAAGTGCCAGATAACAAGAACTCTCACACACTGTACCTGGCAG GTGTGTTCCGGGGTGGCCATGACCTCCTGGTGCGGTCCCGCCTTGTTCTCACTGACACGGTGACCATGCAGGTCACGGCCCGCAGCGCAGAGGAGCTCCCTGTGGATGTCATCATGGCCTCCGTCGGATAA
- the LOC135307995 gene encoding histone H2A type 2-B — protein sequence MSGRGKSGGKARAKAKSRSSRAGLQFPVGRVHRLLRKGNYAERVGAGAPVYLAAVLEYLSAEILELAGNAARDNKKTRIIPRHLQLAIRNDEELNKLLGGVTIAQGGVLPNIQAVLLPKKTQSSKK from the coding sequence ATGTCGGGCCGGGGGAAGTCCGGCGGAAAGGCGCGGGCCAAGGCCAAGTCGCGCTCGTCGCGGGCCGGGCTGCAGTTCCCCGTGGGGCGGGTGCACCGGCTGCTGCGGAAGGGTAACTACGCGGAGCGGGTGGGCGCCGGGGCGCCGGTGTACCTGGCGGCCGTGCTGGAGTACCTGTCGGCCGAGATCCTGGAGCTGGCGGGCAACGCGGCCCGCGACAACAAGAAGACGCGCATCATCCCGCGGCACCTGCAGCTCGCCATCCGCAACGACGAGGAGCTCAACAAGCTGCTGGGCGGCGTGACCATCGCCCAGGGCGGCGTCCTGCCCAACATCCAGGCCGTGCTGCTGCCCAAGAAGACGCAGAGCTCCAAGAAGTGA
- the HMCES gene encoding abasic site processing protein HMCES: MCGRTACSLAADNLRRACAYRDRRGRPRQPEWVRQERYQPSYNKGPQSSGPVLLSRRHLHQDADSSERVLMDMRWGLVPSWFKQDNPSKLQFNTSNCRSDTMLSKSSYKGALLKGKRCVVLADGFYEWQQQSGGKQPYFIYFPQTKDAMDKEMEGDEEWKGWRLLTMAGIFDCWEPPGGGEMLYTYTIITVDASKDVSFIHHRMPAILDGDEAIRKWLDFAEVPTQEAVKLIQPTENIVFHPVSTFVNNIRNNTPECVAPIELGAKKDVKATPSNKVMLGWLKSSQEGSPQKKENDLPKWTSQFIHSPSPKKTSADILQQWLGKQGQPAAKKHKA, translated from the exons ATGTGCGGCCGCACCGCCTGCTCGCTGGCCGCCGACAACCTCCGCCGGGCCTGCGCCTACCGCGACCGCCGCGGCCGGCCCCGGCAGCCCGAGTGGGTGCGGCAGGAGCGGTACCAGCCCTCCTACAACAAGGGCCCGCAGTCCAGCGGCCCCGTGCTGCTCTCCCGCCGCCACCTCCACCAG GATGCTGACTCCTCCGAGCGGGTCCTCATGGACATGCGCTGGGGCCTGGTGCCCTCGTGGTTCAAGCAGGACAACCCCTCCAAGCTGCAGTTCAACACCTCCAACTGCCGCAGCGATACCATGCTGAGCAAGTCCTCCTACAAG GGTGCTCTCCTCAAGGGCAAGCGCTGCGTGGTCCTGGCAGATGGCTTCTAcgagtggcagcagcagagtgggGGGAAGCAGCCCTATTTCATTTACTTCCCCCAGACCAAGGATGCCATG GACAAGGAGATGGAGGGAGATGAAGAATGGAAAGGATGGAGGTTGCTCACTATGGCTGGGATTTTTGACTGCTGGGAACCACCAGGGGGAGGAGAAATGCTGTACACTTACACCATCATCACCGTGGACGCCTCCAAGGATGTGAGCTTCATCCATCACAG GATGCCAGCCATCCTGGATGGGGACGAAGCCATCAGGAAATGGCTGGACTTTGCTGAAGTGCCAACCCAAGAAGCTGTCAAACTCATCCAGCCCACGGAGAACATTGTTTTCCACCCAGTGTCCACCTTTGTCAACAACATCCGCAACAACACACCTGAGTGTGTTGCACCCATTGAGCTGGGGGCCAAGAag GATGTGAAGGCCACCCCAAGCAACAAAGTGATGCTGGGCTGGTTAAAAAGCTCCCAAGAGGGCTCTCCCCAGAAGAAAGAAAACGATTTGCCCAAGTGGACAAGTCAGTTCATCCACAGCCCTTCACCCAAGAAAACCAGCGCAGACATcctgcagcagtggctgggGAAGCAGGGACAGCCAGCTGCAAAGAAGCACAAGGCTTAG